The following are from one region of the Populus trichocarpa isolate Nisqually-1 chromosome 8, P.trichocarpa_v4.1, whole genome shotgun sequence genome:
- the LOC7457821 gene encoding probable xyloglucan endotransglucosylase/hydrolase protein 28, which yields MACSYLCPCSLLICSLLAFLVSGSQIQRTLLPVISFDEGYTQLFGDDNLAIHRDGKTVHLSLDERTGSGFVSQDLYLHGYFSASIKLPADYTAGVVVAFYMSNGDIFEKNHDEIDFEFLGNIRGKDWRIQTNIYGNGSTSVGREERYSLWFDPSDDFHQYSILWTDSQITFYVDNVPIREFKRTESMGGDFPSKPMSLYATIWDGSGWATNGGKYRVNYKYAPYVTEFSDLVLHGCAVDPIEQFPKCDNSESSEVIPTGVTTVQRIKMESFRAKFMTYSYCYDRVRYKVPPSECVFNPKVADRLKSFDPVTFGGGRRHHGKRHHRSRASHVEAISI from the exons atggcgTGCTCTTATCTTTGTCCTTGTTCTCTCTTAATCTGCTCCCTACTTGCTTTTCTTGTTTCCGGGTCTCAAATTCAAAGAACTTTATTGCCTGTTATATCCTTTGATGAGGGATACACCCAACTTTTTGGTGATGATAATCTGGCCATTCACAGAGATGGAAAGACAGTCCATTTATCATTGGATGAGAGGACAG GGTCTGGATTTGTTTCTCAAGACTTGTACTTACATGGATACTTCAGTGCTTCTATCAAGTTGCCTGCAGATTACACTGCTGgagttgtggttgctttttat ATGTCAAATGGTGACATATTCGAGAAGAACCATGATGAAATTGACTTTGAGTTCTTGGGTAACATAAGAGGGAAAGATTGGAGGATACAGACAAACATTTATGGCAATGGCAGCACCAGCGTAGGCAGAGAAGAGAGATACAGCCTCTGGTTTGATCCCTCTGATGATTTTCATCAGTACAGCATTCTCTGGACTGATTCTCAGATCAC ATTTTATGTGGACAACGTTCCTATTAGAGAGTTTAAAAGAACAGAATCTATGGGGGGAGATTTCCCTTCCAAGCCAATGTCTTTGTATGCAACAATATGGGACGGGTCTGGTTGGGCTACCAATGGAGGCAAATACAGAGTTAATTACAAATATGCCCCCTATGTCACAGAATTTTCCGACCTTGTTCTGCACGGTTGTGCTGTCGATCCAATTGAGCAGTTCCCAAAATGTGATAATTCAGAGAGTTCTGAAGTGATTCCCACCGGTGTCACAACTGTGCAAAGAATTAAGATGGAGAGTTTTAGGGCCAAGTTTATGACATATTCCTATTGCTATGATCGGGTTCGGTACAAGGTTCCTCCATCAGAGTGTGTTTTTAATCCCAAAGTAGCAGACCGTCTCAAATCTTTCGACCCTGTTACCTTCGGCGGAGGGCGCCGCCACCATGGGAAAAGACACCACCGGAGTCGGGCAAGTCATGTTGAGGCCATCTCCATTTGA
- the LOC7471438 gene encoding tetraketide alpha-pyrone reductase 1, giving the protein MDQIKGRVCVTGASGYLASWLVKRLLLSGYHVTGTVRDPENEKKVAHLWRLEGAKERLRLVKADLMEEGSFDDAIMECRGVFHTASPVLKPSSDPKAEILEPAIEGTLNVLRSCKRNPSLKRVILTSSSSTLRVRDDFDSNIPLDESSWSSVELCERLQIWYALSKTLAEKAAWEFCNGNGIDLITVLPSFVIGPSLSPDLCSTATDVLGLLTGESEKFHWHGRMGYVHIDDVALSHILVYEDETAGGRYLCSSIVLDNDELASFLSQRYPSLPIPKRFEQLRRPYYEFNTSRLERLGFKFKPIQEMFDDCIASLVEQGHLSSFSLAIN; this is encoded by the exons ATGGATCAAATAAAAGGCAGAGTATGTGTCACCGGAGCTTCTGGTTATCTAGCTTCTTGGCTTGTCAAGAGACTTCTCTTGTCAGGATATCACGTCACTGGAACAGTTAGAGATCCAG aaaatgagaagaaagTAGCGCATCTTTGGAGACTGGAAGGAGCGAAGGAGAGACTCCGATTGGTGAAGGCTGATCTAATGGAAGAGGGTAGCTTCGATGATGCAATCATGGAATGCCGTGGTGTCTTCCACACTGCTTCCCCTGTTCTCAAACCATCATCTGATCCAAAG GCAGAAATTTTGGAACCGGCTATCGAGGGCACGTTGAATGTACTCCGTTCCTGCAAGAGGAACCCGTCTCTAAAACGTGTGATTCTCACCTCATCCTCTTCGACCTTGCGAGTAAGAGATGATTTCGACTCCAACATACCTCTTGACGAGTCATCTTGGAGCTCTGTGGAACTCTGTGAGAGACTGCAG ATATGGTATGCTCTGTCAAAAACACTTGCTGAGAAGGCAGCGTGGGAATTCTGCAATGGCAACGGCATTGATTTGATTACTGTTCTACCATCGTTCGTGATTGGACCTAGTTTGTCCCCTGATTTATGTTCCACTGCAACTGATGTTCTTGGCTTACTTACAG GAGAATCGGAGAAATTTCATTGGCATGGAAGAATGGGTTATGTCCACATTGATGACGTGGCACTGAGCCACATCCTCGTTTACGAGGATGAAACTGCGGGGGGGCGATACCTTTGTAGCTCGATCGTGCTGGACAACGATGAATTAGCGTCCTTTCTATCACAACGTTATCCTTCACTGCCTATCCCAAAGAG GTTTGAGCAACTAAGGAGACCGTACTACGAATTCAACACCTCAAGGTTGGAGAGATTAGGGTTCAAGTTCAAGCCAATCCAAGAAATGTTCGATGATTGCATTGCTTCGCTTGTGGAACAAGGCCATCTCTCTTCGTTCAGCCTggctataaattaa
- the LOC7471440 gene encoding anthranilate synthase beta subunit 2, chloroplastic-like: protein MTAATASMVSQAAFNQSKPSLALKTQLAFSSNLFSTPSSVSFRAKSQKGLVVKCSMAAAETNSRAAVSSDKGIKNPIIVIDNYDSFTYNLCQYMGELGCHFEVYRNDELTVEDLKRKKPRGVLISPGPGTPQDSGISLQTVLELGPTVPLFGVCMGLQCIGEAFGGKVVRSPYGVVHGKGSPVYYDEKGEDGLFSGLSNPFTAGRYHSLVIEKESFPSEELEVTAWTEDGLIMAARHRKYKHLQGVQFHPESIITSEGKIIVSNFIKMIERKEAESES from the exons ATGACCGCTGCTACAGCAAGTATGGTATCTCAAGCAGCTTTCAATCAATCAAAGCCCTCTCTTGCTCTCAAAACCCAGCTAGCCTTTTCTTCAAATCTCTTCTCTACACCTTCAA GTGTGAGTTTTAGGGCAAAGAGCCAAAAAGGGCTTGTAGTAAAATGTTCGATGGCAGCTGCAGAAACGAATTCCAGGGCTGCTGTTTCTAGTGACAAGGGAATCAAGAATCCCATAATTGTCATTGACAATTATGACAGTTTCACTTATAATCTGTGTCAG TACATGGGAGAGTTGGGCTGCCACTTTGAGGTGTATCGGAATGACGAGTTAACTGTGGAGGATTTGAAAAG GAAAAAGCCAAGAGGCGTGCTCATATCCCCAGGCCCAG GAACGCCCCAAGATTCTGGAATATCATTGCAGACAGTTTTAGAGCTTGGACCTACCGTCCCTTTGTTTGGTGTGTGCATGGGGTTGCAGTGCATTGGAGAGGCTTTTGGAG GAAAAGTTGTGCGCTCACCTTATGGTGTCGTGCATGGGAAAGGTTCTCCTGTGTATTATGATGAGAAGGGAGAAGATGGCTTGTTTTCTGGGTTGTCAAA TCCTTTCACTGCTGGAAGATACCATAGCCTTgtgattgaaaaagaaagtttCCCTAGTGAAGAATTAGAGGTCACAGCATGGACTGAGGATGGTCTCATAATGGCTGCTCGCCATAGAAAATACAAGCATCTTCAG GGGGTGCAGTTCCATCCAGAAAGCATCATAACATCTGAAGGCAAGATAATAGTTAGCAATTTCATCAAAAtgatagagagaaaagaagCTGAATCTGAGAGCTAG